The nucleotide window GCCGTCTGCCACGTGCGGATGATGACCTCACCGACACGGCCCATGGCCTGGCTGTCGCTGCTCATCATGCTGATGGCGCCCATGTCGTGCAGGATGTCTTCTGCCGCAATGGTTTCCTTGCGGATGCGGCTCTCGGCAAACGCCAGATCTTCGGCAATGCCCGCGTCCAGGTGGTGGCAGACCATCAGCATGTCCACGTGTTCGTCCAGCGTGTTCACGGTGTACGGCATGGTCGGGTTCGTGGAGCTGGGCAAGAAATTCGCCTGGCCCACAACGCGCAGGATGTCGGGGGCGTGACCGCCACCAGCACCTTCGGTGTGGAAGGCGCACAGGCCACGGCCCTTGGTCGCTTCAATCGTGTTTTCGACAAAGCCAGATTCGTTGAGCGTGTCGGAGTGGATTGCCACCTGGATGTCGGCCTCGTCGGCCACGTCCAGGCAATTGCTGATGGCGGCAGGCGTCGTGCCCCAGTCTTCGTGCAGCTTCAGGCCAATGACGCCTGCGTTGACTTGTTCGTGCAGCGCGGCGGGCAAAGACGCATTGCCCTTGCCCAGAAAACCCAGGTTCATGGGGAATGCATCGGCCGCTTGCAGCATGCGTTCGATGTTCCACGGGCCTGGTGTGGATGTCGTGGCAAACGTGCCGGTTGCCGGGCCGGTACCGCCGCCCAGCATCGTGGTCACGCCACTGGCCAGCGCTTCTTCGATTTGCTGTGGGCAGATGAAATGGATGTGGCTGTCGATGCCGCCGGCGGTGACGATATTGCCTTCGCAACTGATCACTTCTGTGCCAGGGCCGATGATGATGTCTACGCCCGGTTGGGTGTCGGGGTTGCCCGCTTTGCCGATGGCGACGATGCGGCCGCCCTTGAGGCCGATGTCAGCCTTGACGATGCCCCAGTGGTCCAGGATCAACGCGTTGGTCATCACGCAATCGACCGCGCCCTCGTAGCGGGTGCGCTGGCTCTGTGCCATGCCGTCGCGAATCGTCTTGCCACCGCCAAACTTCACTTCTTCACCATAGCTGCCGGCGGCCAGCGTGTAGTCTTTTTCGACTTCAATGATCAGCCCGGTGTCGGCCAGGCGCACGCGGTCACCGACCGTGGGGCCAAAGATTTCCGCGTAGGCGCGGCGTCCAATCGTTGCCATTACAGTTTTCCCTTGACGTTTGCGTCAACCGGTCCATTAACGAGGCCACGAAAGCCATAAACGATGCGGTCACCAGAGAAATCTACCAGTTCCACGGTGCGTTGCTGCCCCGGCTCAAAACGCACAGCCGAGCCGGACGCGATGTTCAGGCGCATGCCCTGCGCAGCGGCGCGGTCAAAGCCCAGCGCGCCATTGG belongs to Rhodoferax saidenbachensis and includes:
- the ureC gene encoding urease subunit alpha, with translation MATIGRRAYAEIFGPTVGDRVRLADTGLIIEVEKDYTLAAGSYGEEVKFGGGKTIRDGMAQSQRTRYEGAVDCVMTNALILDHWGIVKADIGLKGGRIVAIGKAGNPDTQPGVDIIIGPGTEVISCEGNIVTAGGIDSHIHFICPQQIEEALASGVTTMLGGGTGPATGTFATTSTPGPWNIERMLQAADAFPMNLGFLGKGNASLPAALHEQVNAGVIGLKLHEDWGTTPAAISNCLDVADEADIQVAIHSDTLNESGFVENTIEATKGRGLCAFHTEGAGGGHAPDILRVVGQANFLPSSTNPTMPYTVNTLDEHVDMLMVCHHLDAGIAEDLAFAESRIRKETIAAEDILHDMGAISMMSSDSQAMGRVGEVIIRTWQTAHKMKAQRGTLPEDSPRNDNFRAKRYVAKYTINPAIAHGISHEVGSIEVGKWADLVVWKPAFFAAKPALILKGGFIAFAAMGDPNASIPTPQPVHYRPMFGAYGGALAKGSFTFVSQAGLNAGVKERFGLAKNVTAVKNIRSIRKQHMIHNSYLPVMEIDAQTYSVRADGQLLTCEPAVSLPLAQRYFLF
- a CDS encoding urease subunit beta — protein: MTPGEILTDEGEHALNTGRRTLTVVVQNTADRPIQVGSHYHFAETNGALGFDRAAAQGMRLNIASGSAVRFEPGQQRTVELVDFSGDRIVYGFRGLVNGPVDANVKGKL